The Topomyia yanbarensis strain Yona2022 chromosome 3, ASM3024719v1, whole genome shotgun sequence nucleotide sequence TTTTGTATCTGCAAAAAGTTCTTTCGAATATCATTAccaacaactttaccgaagattccgagcctctaaataatgtttattcttcatatTTTTTCCAGGAgggataaaattattaaattaattttttaaagagatgctctgtattattttaatttcttcGAAGACATTGAACCTCCAAAGTTGGCGGTTGCAAAATAATATGATCTTGACGAAATAATGTGATGGCTACCCAATTCACTAATTTCTGTTTCATAAGCGGtatctgaaattttttgaatggtTCATGAAATTTCGAAATACGAATTTGTATTATAAATACTCTAAAAATACTGGGAACTTTGAGATATAATATAATAATGGAATTTTTGTTTGACAAAATAGTCAATACTTTTTAGAACATAGGCGAAAAATCCTTGCTACATTTGTCATATGGAAGAGTTATGCACTTTATAAAACGGCAATCTAAATCCGGAAAgcctctttttgcctttctcatatagaaaggttatgcaatcactctgaaaaacgtcaacctaatcccggcccggagggccgagtgtcatatcccattcgactcagttcgtcgagatcggaaaaaatctgtatgtgtgtgggtatgtatgtatgtgtgtgtatgtgtgtgtatgtatgtgcgtatgtgtcaaataatgtcactcatttttctcagagatggttggaccgatttgcccaaacttagtctcaaatgaaaggtgcaaccttcccatcggctgctattgaattttggatcgatcggaattctggttccggaattacgggtttcagagtgcggccacacagaaatttctcatataaactataggaaaaattaaaaaaaagaatttttatttttgatgctaaatgtgttcaaggtgcatgaaacgtcgagatttgatgcaaactcgaaaaaaaatttgacgacgattcacttttttggattttggcacatttttgcctttctcatatagaaaggttatgcaatcactctgaaaaacgtcaacctaatcccggcccggagggccgagtgtcatatcccattcgactcagttcgtcgagatcggaaaagtctgtatgtgtgtgtatgtgtgtgtgtatgtatgtgcgtatgtgtcaaataatgtcactcatttttctcagagatggctggaccgatttgcccaaacttagtctgaaatgaaaggtgcaaccttcccatcggctgctattgaattttggatcgatcggaattctggttccggaattacgggtttcagagtgcggccacacagaaatttctcatataaactataggaaaaatttaaaaaaattatttttgatgctaaaagtgttcaaggtgcatgaaacgtcgagatttgatgcaaactcgaaaaaaaatttgacgatgattcacttttttggattttggcacatttttgcctttctcatatagaaaggttatgcaatcactatgaaaaacgtcaacctaatttttttcgactcgcataaggtttctggattttaacaggggcgtagtcgatggtttacggagaggggttacaccccccctctactgttcgcgcccctcctttaaaaatctccttaaatcacccctcagaccaccaccccatccagccctcatacccctccctttcaaccccatcatctttaaaccaccactatatcacaaagcataccaatttaagctggggagtcgtgcgttcatgggactttcgccctcttcacatacccaccccccccccatgacaaaatgagttagcaagcagataacattgatctaatgctgattaggctaatggagtatgatatttttttgtttcaagtgtttcaccgtcgacacgtagctcatcaagttcgtggctggcatgccattgtgtataagtgcaaagtgtactaagaatgtaatggacatttccacgattatgttgaacataaaaagcctccgtgccatagtttagagaaatgagaaaggcacaattgcaccgctaggtggattaaaacaggtttttttctgcTGAAGTCGGTTGCGAAGCGGGACGTGGAACCACAATTCTCCCACAAATTCTAATAAGTATGAAGATGAGCTTTGTCGATTGCCTATTAAGCTGAGTAAATATTACAATTTTTCAACTATGTTTCCAATTTATCAATCAACGTTGACGCATATTAATCTGGTCCATGGTGTCGAACGGTTTCGCATGTTGCTGCTGCTATGGAATAATAGTTTGCGCATTAATTAGAATGAAACAATTACACCAAttggtggattaaaacatgCTTTTTTCGATATCGTTGCAGCCATTCCCAGAATATCGTGTTTCTGAAAGACCGTTTGATTACAGCTCATGTCATAACGAATTTCTTGACGCATTATCAGTCTACTACcagtttgcatattttttctttccatCTCGttcattttgcaatttttttaggCATTTTCTTACACATACTTCGAGTATCCATTTAATGAGTGGTTAGACCGAACATGTGCAATGCATAGAATTTACAGTAGCAGAAACTAGAGGTAGATAGAAAAAGATGCTAGTTTACAGTGTAAGACACCTTCCTCTGCTCCATAAAATTCCTGCAATGCCGATTCTTCACATTAGACACAAAATAATTGCTTTTACAATCAATTGAACAGCGTGACATCATGACGTATGAGATAAATAAGGACTTATCTGTTCTATTTCGTACTTAAATTACGTCTAAATAAACGCCAGAAGTAATAGTCTAAATCTAATACACAAACTGTTAccgtatgtactttcagaaggCCATTCTGAATACGTGTCTGTGTTGAGGTAATAAACCAAGCGGCTTTACTAGTTCTCTGGTCCTCGAATTCACACCTCAAAGACATGACGTCACCAATTAAAAATGTAGTCGTAGCTGGTGCCGGTACCATGGGTTCAGGAATAGCAATGGTATACTCTGTTCGTTAAACCTTGGTCGGACTTTGGTCAACACTAAGCAGAACAATATATCCGCAGGTTGCAGCAGCAACGGGTCATACCGTTACACTGGTGGACATGAGTCAACAAATCCTAGATAAGTCACGTACAGAGATCGAAAAGAATGCCAATCGTTTTGCGCGCAAGTTCTTCAAAGATGACCCAGACTCTGCTCATTCGCTGGTCACCGAAGCATTATCTCGAACCAGCTACACTACGAATTTGGAAGATGCCATTAGCAGCGCAGATCTTGTGATTGAGGCTATTGTGGAAAATATGGAAatcaaaaaagattttttcagacGTATTGACGATGTATATTATGTGTTCTGGCAAATGACTGGAGTAATTCAAAACATGTTTCTTACTTTGACAGATCGCTCCACCCCATGTGATTTTTGTTAGCAACACATCTTCCCTATCCATATCAGAAATGAGTGCCATCACAAAACGAGAGGATCGCTTCGCAGGGTTCCATTTCTTCAATCCAGTACCTCTGATGAAACTGATTGAGCTAATCCGGACTGATAAAACATCAGATGAAACTTACACTGCTTTGTTAGCTTTTGGTCGTGCGTTGGGTAAAACGTGCATCAACTGTAAGGATACACCGGGATTTATCGTGAACCGTTTGCTGTTCACGCTAACCTCAGAGGCGCTTCAAATGCTTGAACGTGGAGATGCAACCGCACGGGATATTGACACGGCTACGAAATTGGGATTAGGACACCCTATGGGCCCATTCGAACTAATGGATATGGTTGGATTGGATGTGTCGTTGAATATCATGCAGGAGCGACAGGTTCGTTTCCCCAATGATCCAAAAAATGTCCCAAGTCCTATTCTGGAGAAAATGGTTTCAGAAAATAAGTTGGGAGTTAAAAGTGGCGAAGGATTCTATAATTACAAGTAAATTATACGTTTGTTGCGATAGTTATTTTATTATTGGTTATGGTTCAATACATATTGATATGATGGGCTAAacaatcaaaatgtatttttttctttcgacacaagacatagggtgatgagcccattttcgccatgtttctattatcaccctacccatttgaagccgttggttagagcagtgtctgccatctttgttcaacgcatttagtcaaatggtagcgcaacaataggggcactcgattcgagttttcgttgcactcaaacacgagaattgtTTCAGCGCATTTGTATTATTATATTTGTTCTTAACAGCGAAGCAAAGTTGttaatgtcaatttttacgcatttcaTTAATTGCAGGCCGAGGAATTAATGAATGCTTactatggtgaaaataggcgctTTACCCTATGTATATTGAAACTTTTCTAACGCCCTACCCCTTTATTCTCTGCAGACCCGCCGAATGCTCGGTGCATTTTTTCCTATCTGCACATTTAACCCTtttataaggcagtggcaactatattggcACCAACAATTCTTAGCCAACTGTCAAGATtctttttgaaaggaaattccagacaaaccgttactttctaaacacagttcatagcagttaatgaaagagaaaacttttttcttttgtatactaccaacatctatgattggcgagtaacggtttgtccagaatttcctttcaaaaagaattttgacagttgacttttaagccgtaataatatgtttgtcgagacatATACTTATTGAAAGGACTTCATAATTTTTTGGACGTTGACAAACCCACAATAACGATTTGAGAACAGTTTGTATCTCTAAAGATGGCCAATATTGACCAGTTTTCAACATATAAGCCCAATCTCTATAAAACCTACAATTcaccaaatattttaaaataaatatgatTGTTAGGATCACTTGGACTACAATATGCAGTTGTTCACATGGATTTACATGTAATCTTTAAAAGAAGAGCCTTTTTGATTGCTCAGAAATGTATCGAATATGTTTTCGTGCCTTTAAGGCAGTGGCAAACATATTGCCACCAATGTTTTTGGGCTTCGCGGGCAGTGGCAACTATAATGCCCCCAACGATTTGTATTGATTTAAATAATTGTTTCGGTTACCGATGAATTATACTTGTACTGTTCTTATTCATTCGACACTTCTAGGTTAATATGTGTCACTATGAAAAAATATCCTTTGACGTTTCCATGTACTTACTTCTGTGAAAAACTTACTTACTTCTgtgaaaaacaaaattattcatttcataaattttatctTTGCATTGAGAAAACAGCAGATACTAAACAATTTTGTCATACTGATCGCAGTGGCAGATGCCAAATCGAACACTTTAtgtaatccattttttttttcaaaaatccatacgaaatttaaaatatcacaaaatctcATCGTTGAGAATGCACTTATGCCAGGCGTTCGGTTTCCTATAGCCAAGAGTTTTCGCTTTCtcatcagcaaaccagagcttctgtaTTTGCCTCCCGCGACATCACCCGGGACAAGCCAGTTGCTTTAAGTGTTCACATGGATTGTGTAAactgtttaattttttgttttagagctaatttgggtactagtttagatacatcatctaactagacacccagttggtgctagatactgacgagatgaattcgaaacacaaaaatcaaacgaTTCTGAGGATTTCTCTGGTTGTGCATTGTCTCCCGAAGACTTGTATGTAACTGAAACTTAGCTGCGGACGAAATTTGATTAAGAACCTTTTCCGTATGCCGTAACATAACAGTCATTGTGCGGGCAGCTGTAGTCATATTTGTGGTGAAATATATTGCTGAGTACATAAAGTACATAAATGATACTGATACAGAAACCTTTGTATCAGGGCGCCACAAAATGACATGATGTTTTGACATCATCAGTTATCGGACTCACCTCTCAAATAAATgattagggtattaggaccactgtTTTGCTAAGACCCTTCGTACTGCTGGCGACCTCTGATTTTTATAAAGTggttttttttgggtaaattttcAGCTTCATGCCAGTTGAAGTGCTACTAAACCATTTTAGACTCTTTCCAACATTTGTATTGTCCTAGAAATTCAAATAGAGAAGTCTGGTAAGTTAGTTTTAACAATTATGTGATTATAACATTATaacattaaaacattaaaacttcaaagcTGGGTATCTACAATATTTCAGCAGTATAAAAAACACTTTAATCTGTTAACCCGGACATATGAGTTATtcaagtttttgaaattttagttattcatcaaaaataatagcgttTCACAAAATATAGCGACTTGAGTGTAACGGAACTTGGTCATTCTAGAAACAAATCCTCGAAGGAGCTGGGCGAGgcttgttgtaaaggtaaaTGAATAAGTTGATCGGCATCTCCGATCGGTTCACGTTCCGACCAGACCAGTCTCGTCATGCAAATAGCAAAGAATCtaacgtcaaatgcagccagtccatttaaactaTGTGAGGCAAAAAGAGAGGCTATGTGAGACAAACGATAGTGTGAACAGAAAAAAGAGGAAAAATAACGAACGAACAACACGAAGCCCGAGACAATCGAAAACGGGTATCgatgtcgggagaaattccgctatCGTGGAACTCTCAACACCAGCTAACAGTTAGATAGAAATGAGTAGCGCCAAGAAGGATAGTGACTCATTATGGTCAGAACCACTGGATCGACTTGCGTCTCGGCAgatgacgatatttgcagcagacctgagcagttTAGCTATACCACGCCGGTTGGACAGTAAGCAACAATGGAACACGAACgattaaccctttgcgacgcagtgGGACGTATACATCCcacctacacacctagaaaaaatcgtgtaaatttacttctcctgaccctgacatatacgagcatcaaaaatgacttagttttacgtttgcttttaattttacatgacgtttattttcgtaaatcgtgtaattttacTACACATATTGCGTTTGTTTTCAGTGGCAGTAAgtataattttatgtcattgcgcatgtaaagtatatgtttcatgtaaaattaaatggaacacggtaatgtttcgtcatttcgagaattacgggttgctaaattgtgtcatgtttgcaattacgtcaatgataaaattcataattttttggtgtgtacttctcctaagtttttattggatttctagttagcgTTGACATATCAATACGAATTCGTTCTTTTAATAAACTCTTAGGGTTGTAAGGAGTACAACTAGcacaaaaaattatgtgaatttgttaattacttattagttataaacaattaaaactcgaaaatgaATTTACAATTTCcaataaattcggctgtgtctgaactaaaagtcctagagatctaaaaaaatttttgcAAGTATCTCAAACAATGaactaaatatattttttgcagaatttttcgaaaaaaaattatcaaaatgtgcaaaaattaagtttattattatgttggCCTATAAAAGAATCTGAGAGCCAGGGATAACTTCTCAACTAGCATAAATAtagattatgtggtttttgaggtcactgattacgattcttaacacaaaatttataaattcaaaatggcgactacacaatggcagccatttttatgaaatttgtgaattttgttacaatgagcataaaactcgatttacgaaaattcaaaatggcgcctacAAAATGCCAACAATTTTTTACataattggcaaattttgttagTCAGTATAAAAGTCGATTCACAGGGGTTTTTGGGTCGCACAGTCGCCATATCTGATCCGCccttttgaattttacatttcgaCGTCAGAGTcaaaatcagcgaccccgaaaacctacataaagctaaaaataacagcatcaagaataaaaaaaaatcgcgtagCAAAgggttaacaaaaaataaaaagagcaagaGCACAATCGCTCCTGAACTAATTCCTAGCGGGGTTCCCGGTTTAAGTTTAGTCGTAGGCTTACTACAATCTACTGCAGTAAGAATTCGACACTACCCCGAGCCAGCAGGCAGTGGTGTCTGTTGAAGATTCCTTTTCGATAACATATATAGACCTTATTTGTTGAGCagagtcgattggtacacaagGACTTGGTTTTTCAAGCCTCggaattttgaagtagaatacttataacgtttcaatatgggggccccttttcaaaaatttctgctgagatattttcacagttttcaaatgcgaataacttccgttgtactgatcgaaatcgcaatatttttgcgctATCTGATCAGAAATATTTGCACGTATATCTATTCACACTAACGCAGCCCaaacttgttcagtaatttcttttgacgacttgctcagtaaagtgatatttttaaggagctgtcagcaaattgtttaaaaatttgcggaatagttttcattttttagcgattttcagtaatttttcgaataatttactgaaacccgcaatattttccactgaatttatcagctcttctgttttggtacataaacattatctagtaaaatactgactgattgttcggcgaaattgtaccaacgttaccgaacctcgtcaaaaacttacaaaacaggtacagcaaatcatctgtcaagtaGCCATAttcagaggaaactgctgactgaccagtgttttttgacgtttggatagaacggattgcggaaAGTTCGGTaccaaattgttttactgaattgattaccgaacggtttgctgttcaaaaccccagcaaaattttactgtacccagtaatttaaattaagtgtgcacagataacgaaaataatgtattttgtaaaggtggtaattatctgcgctgattggtccgtacaattgaACCAAGCAGTgagcgttgctaggactgcctCTTTGTTATCGAATGAACTTCGCCAGGTATAAAAACGGCCCATAGGAAAAAgttcgtcagtttgctttctgacctcgcAGCAGCTGTTACGTTTTGTGTCAGCTCAAACTCTTCGGTTGGAATGTATtcaatgactgccgccaggcatcaTTCCATCCAATGATGCATAGGCGTGTCAGTCTCatgcatacaatgatcagcacaaatcGTAGAAAAAGCAGAATGCTCTTTTTTCGGAGTTCAATTAACGGATTGCAAGTGTATGCGTGGcgggctcagataaattcaaCATTTGGTTAATTTTCTTTTGGCTAGCAGTATTTGACGATTTGATTAGCATTGGTTGTTGTGTTGTGTGAAGGAGATGATGTTGGCTCATTGGATACTGATATAATATGTTTCTGCTGTTGATTTGATACTCGGGGCAGAGTGGAACAACTTTTTACATATCATCTATGTATATGctgctataaacacagtttaattgtataactgctgcttgtatgacgggatttgtacatcaACATTAAGAACGGTTTATTTTATGTTCAGCTATATTTGATTTTAGTTATTTCATAGTTCAACTAATGAAATGCTCCATTAATAGTAATGTCCTGGCACTACATTCGTTGCTTGGTTATTTTCATACGTGGCAATTGCAAGGTTATTGCGAAAACTCCAAGAAACCTATTTGGTGAAGGTTCATATTATGTATAGGGCATTCGCCTTAActctctaatgctgacattCCACGCACAAATGCCCTTCTGCTGGCTCTTAACTGAAGAGTGAATTCAATTTACAGTAAGTCCAAAAACTATGTTTTATCGGATTTGGcccttaatttactttatttgttcatgccatactttaaagtggcttatttctaaaaatattcaaatattcagcaAGGTGAATGCATTTTGATCCCACTATGCATATGTGtattgaaatattcaataatcaaGGCCGGTGGGTAATGTGGGTAGTAAAGGTAGTACTAtccacttgaaaataatcgagttggtaattacccacttgaaactttggaacaaacctaacattTTAATTTTGCCACGCATGTGTCTTGGGTGcacgtttgaaattttcgaggtatgaccaagattccatttgcacaaacaCGTATCAAGTGATTTATGtaaatgtaatgcaagcgtatgTAGGAGTAGATGGGGTAAAATACACCCCtaagaaaatataatcataacATAGCTATAGAtaatcaattgggagaatttaattgatgatatcatttagccaacattttactctgaaatcacaatcgctttgcaaaatattcaggaacatgaaaaatattcaatttttcaaaatctttataaattgctctttgaaaaatgggcagAGCAAAACGAACCCGTGCGGtggtaaaatgcaccacaacaacggggtacAATGCATCATAACAAATATCGAAATGGCTGATTTTAATG carries:
- the LOC131688942 gene encoding hydroxyacyl-coenzyme A dehydrogenase, mitochondrial-like isoform X2, which produces MTSPIKNVVVAGAGTMGSGIAMVAAATGHTVTLVDMSQQILDKSRTEIEKNANRFARKFFKDDPDSAHSLVTEALSRTSYTTNLEDAISSADLVIEAIVENMEIKKDFFRRIDDIAPPHVIFVSNTSSLSISEMSAITKREDRFAGFHFFNPVPLMKLIELIRTDKTSDETYTALLAFGRALGKTCINCKDTPGFIVNRLLFTLTSEALQMLERGDATARDIDTATKLGLGHPMGPFELMDMVGLDVSLNIMQERQVRFPNDPKNVPSPILEKMVSENKLGVKSGEGFYNYK